gggcgagagggggagaacaggggattctgtggctattatgttgaactgaatggtgttataaaataataataataataataataataataattaaaaaaaaaaaaaaaaaaaaaaaaaaaaaagtagaacaagccgggcgttggtggcgcacgcctttaatcccagcacttgggaggcagagccaggtggatctctgtgagttcaaggccagcctgggctaccaagtgagctccaggaaaggcgcaaagctacacagagaaaccctgtctcggaaaaaaaaaaagtagaacaaaACATTATCCATAGTCATTAATTTACCTAACCATGGTAATCATATACAGATCAATTTATAAATTCGACATGAAGCTAACTTGTTGGATCcataattttctcatggcttttttcatttcctgatttctCAGTGTGTAAATAAGAGGATTCAGTAAGGGAGTGATAACAGTATAaaatacagcaagcactttactgctCGCCAAACTGCCAAATGGCCAGGCATAGATGAAGATACAGGGTCCAAAGAACAGAGTGACCACAATTATATGGGCAGACAATGTGGACAGAGCCTTGGACAGCCTGCCAGGTGATTTGTGCCTCACAGTGACCAGAATGACAGTGTAAGAAACAAGCAAAAGGATGAAACAGATGAAAGACAGCAGCCCACTGTCAGCAATGACGAACAACTCCAGAGTGTTTGTTTCAATACAAGCAAGCTTGATCACCAGGGGGAGATCACAAAATATGTTATTTACAATGTTGTGGCCACAGAAAGGCAAGTTCACTGTCAATACCATCTGGCTCATGGTGTGTATGAAACCAATGGTCCAGGAAATTATTACAAATATATTCAGCAACCTTTGACTCATGATTATCCTGTAGTGCAAGGGTTTGCATATAGCCACATATCTATCAAAGGCCATGGCTATCAAAAGTGTCATCTCAGCACCCCCAAAGAAGTGCATGAAGAACATCTGAGCCATGCAGCCCCATACAGAGATGCTCTTGTGTTCTGCAAGCAAGTCTCTGATCATCTTGGGTGTTGTGACAGTAGAAAGACCCatgtccagaaaggagagattTCCAAGAAGAAAGTACATGGGAGAATGAAGGGTAGCATTAGCTGTCACTGTGACTATAATAAGAATGTTGCCCACCACAGTAGCAAAATAgatcaaagaaaatgtcacaaagaAGACGGTTTGAAGTTGCCAACCTCCAGAAAATCCCACTAAAATAAATTCTGTCACAGCTGATCCATTTTCATAATCCATTTATTCCATTCAGAAAGCTTCTGGAAGTTCTTAAAATACAAggagatgaaaaacaaaagcaaaccacagTTATTGTCAGTATGTTTACACTTTTACTATTTGTTGACAATATCAACTGATGATTTGGAAACATGAAATGTCTGACATATCAAGATATCAGAGTATAACTGGAAATGATTTTATGCATCACACCTCTTCAAAACAATATTCTTATACAAAATAGAAAGCATTTGAGAGAATGAAATTTCTATCTTATCAAATGATGTATTTTAGTCAATCAATCTTCATTTTTCCCATTCATTTGttcacatagaaataaaaataaaaattagatggTAATCATTGTGAACATTTCCCTAAAACCATAACCTTTCAGATTAAGTAGATGATTCTGTAATTTATTGGATAGTTTTAAAGCAGCCACATCAGAACTTATATATTATCACATAAACACAGTAGTTTATTTACAAAATTTTGTCCTTACAAACTCCCCCTTCAGAAAATGAATTAGACAAACTAGTAATGTGATTTAATAGCAAGATTTAAGCTGTGTGTGCGGTaggacatacctttaatcccagcaatctgaAGACAGACAAATCTCTGATTTAgactaggtcagccagggctatacagagaatccctgtctctaaaaaccaaacaaaaagactcAAATGGGCATGTAAAAGTTCCTCTAGTGAAATGCTCCTTTGTAGACAGTTGAAATCTACTAAAAGTTTATGATTTGTGGAATATCTATTTACTGTGGAAGTGGAATCATTGTTACAGATGATGTTGGCATTTTCAGACCAGCTGATATAAACAAAAATTGGTTATATAAATTAATGACTTACATGCTGTTACTTTACCTTGACTCATTCTTTACTGGTAGGATCAATCTTTTCATTATTTGGGTCAGGTTCAATGAGCCAGAAAAGCAACTTTGTAGGATTAGAATGTCATCCAACTGTATATTTACTTTATTGTAAATAATGGTGAACAGTAGtcaaaaaatagttttatattcCTTTAAAAGATTAGATGGTAAtaactgttttattttgtctctGATATATCAGGGTTTCCATATCATTGGATTCCTCACAGTTAAGTTAttcaaatatgaaagaaatgtagATTCGTAACAGTAAATACCTTGCCCTATATTTATAGAGATCAACAAAGATTATCTAGTGTTTTTGAAAGAAACAGACACAAGTTAGAATATAATTTGTATGGAAACCAATGttcaaattcattaaaaataatttttctttattttttttgacatTGTATAAAAATCCCAAGAAACACAGTCCCATACTCAGATGGTTTTACACTTATTTTCTCAAATGCTTAATTGCCAGTTGACAAAAATAGTCTTCTTGTGGtaaatgtatgtgtttgcatCTGCTAGTTTAGAAGCAAATTACAATTTGTCTCAGTTTCTATGTCTAGATTCTGCTTGTGTTACAATGTTTAATACTAAACTATCTTAACTAGGTTTTTCAGACATCATTCATAATTTTTtgagtaataaaatattattaattatagtaAAGTGATTGCTAACTGCTAGATTTCACACTACATATT
The nucleotide sequence above comes from Peromyscus maniculatus bairdii isolate BWxNUB_F1_BW_parent chromosome 9, HU_Pman_BW_mat_3.1, whole genome shotgun sequence. Encoded proteins:
- the LOC143267160 gene encoding olfactory receptor 4L1-like — translated: MDYENGSAVTEFILVGFSGGWQLQTVFFVTFSLIYFATVVGNILIIVTVTANATLHSPMYFLLGNLSFLDMGLSTVTTPKMIRDLLAEHKSISVWGCMAQMFFMHFFGGAEMTLLIAMAFDRYVAICKPLHYRIIMSQRLLNIFVIISWTIGFIHTMSQMVLTVNLPFCGHNIVNNIFCDLPLVIKLACIETNTLELFVIADSGLLSFICFILLLVSYTVILVTVRHKSPGRLSKALSTLSAHIIVVTLFFGPCIFIYAWPFGSLASSKVLAVFYTVITPLLNPLIYTLRNQEMKKAMRKLWIQQVSFMSNL